The Stigmatella ashevillena genomic sequence CAGAAACTGGAGGCCGCCTTCAGCGCCACGGGCAGACCCTTCGCCGCGGAGAGCGCACGCGGGGTGACGCGGCTGTTGGATGCCTACGCCCGCCAGTGGGCCCACCTGCACACCGAGGCCTGCGAGGCCACCCGCGTGCGCGGCGAACAGACGGAGGAGCTGCTGTCCTTGCGCATGGTGTGCCTGGAGCGCCGCCGCAAGAGCCTGGGCGCGCTGGTGGGCCTGTTCACCGGAGCGGATGGTAAGGTGGTGGAGCGCTCCGTGGATGCCGCCTCCGCGCTCCCGGGGCTCGAGGACTGCCGCGACATCGAGTCCCTGGCCGAGCAGCCCGCGCTGCCCGCAGACCCCTTGCGCCGCGCGGCCCTCGAACAGCTCGGCGAGCAGCTCGCCCAGGTCCGCGCGCTGCTCGATGCGGGCCGTTACGCCCAGGGGCTGGAGCTGGCGCGAAAGCTGGAGCCCCAGGCGGCCCTCATCGCCTACCGGCCACTCCAGGCCGAGCTGAGCTACCTGCTCGCCTGGCTGCTTCACCAGCAGGGCGAGGTGGAGCAGAGCCTGCGCCAGTTCGAGCGGGCCCTTCAGGATGCCGAGGCGAGCCGCGCGGACCGGCGGCGCCTGGAGGTGCTCACCCGCTTCACCTATGCACTGGCCAACAACGGCCACCCCGAGGAGGCGCGCCGGTGGGGCGACATGGCGCGGGGCGTGCTCGAGCGGGTGGGCAGCGAGCCGCCGATGGCCTTCGATCTGAACGTCAACCTGGGCTACACCGCCCTCTTTGGGGGGCGCTACCCGGAGGCATGGGAGGCCTTCTCCCAGGCGCGCGCGTTGGAGGGGGCGCTCGCGCCGGAGGATCCGCGACGGGCCAAGGTGAGCCACGCCCTGGGCCTGGCGGCGCTGCGCCTGGGAGACCTTCCCCAGGCCATCGCCCTGCTCAGCGAGTCGCTGCGGCGCACGGAGGCCCTCAAGGGGCCACAACACCCCGAGGCCGCCATCCGCCAGAGCATGCTCGCCACGGCCTACCGGGAGAGCGGAGCGCCGGAACAGGCGCTCGAGCACGCCCAGCGGGCGCTCGCGGTCCGTCAGGCCGCGCTGGGGCCGGAGCACCCCTCCGTGGCGGATGATCTGGATGAGCTGGGCGAGTGCTTCCTCCTGCTCAAGCGCCATGACGAGGCCCTGAAGTCCTTCCGCGACGCCGAGGCGCTCAAGCGCAAGGCGCTCGGGGCGGACCACCCGGATCTCTCCTATTCCCTGGACGGCGTGGGCAAGACGCTCCTGGCCCAAGGCCTCCCCGCCGAGGCCATCGGACCGCTCCGGCAAGCGCTCGCCTTCGAGAACACGGACCCGGAGGCCCTCGCGCAGACGGGCTTCACCCTGGCGCAGGCGCTGTGGGCCGCAGGTCAGGAGCCGGAGCAGGCCCGCGAGGAGGCACGACGGGCCCAAGAGCGCTACACGGCGCTGGGCCAGCAACGGCAGGCGGCGGAGATCCGCACCTGGCTCGAGACCCGTCAAAAGAGCCCTCCGCCCCGGGCCCCTCGCGGCGCGGCAGTTACCCCCTGATGCCGCAGTTGTGGCGCGCGCTGAAGATGTCGCGGCTGGCCTGCCGCTGCAGCTCCCTCAGCTGGGTGTACTCCGCCTCGTCCATCGTGCCGTCGGCCAGCGCGCGGCCCTTCGCTTCCGCGATGCGGCTCTGCTGATCCATCAAGCCTCGGGCCTCGTCGGCGGTGAGGGAGCCGTCCCCCAGCCCCTTCTCGATCCGGTTGCCCTGGTTGTTCTGGTGGGAGTCGATGCGGGGGGCCCGCTCGCTGGGGGCGGCAGGGCGCTCGGACGCATTGTGCCGCTGCTCGAAGATGTCGCGGCTGGCGCTGCGCTGCATCTGCCGCAACTCCTTGAACTCCCCCCGGTCCAGTTTGCCGTCGGCCAGCGCGCGGCTCCCCGCTTCCGCGATACGGGTCTGCTGCGCCGCCAAGCCCCCGGCCTCGCCGAGGGTGAGGGTGCCATCACCGAGTCCCTTCTGGATCCGGTTGACCTGATTGCCCAGGTGGCGGGCAACGCAGGAAGTCTGAGAACGAGAGGCAGAGGGGATCGCGCACATGGTCTTCATCCTTTTCAGTGGGTCAGGCGCAGCGTCCGGAGGAGCGCTGCTGTGTGCTCTTGCCTACTGCGAGGGGCGTGCCACACACTCACCCGGCTTGCGGCACAAGGTGGGCTCGTCTCTTCAAGGGTTTAGCCAGGGGGACCCCGGCCAGCAGCTCGGGCGGCACGGGCGGTCCCCGGCAAGTCCGATTGCCACCTGGCAACGGGCGTTGCCACCCCCCGCTCAGTGCCCGTCCAGCCCGTGCTTCTTCAGCAGCTTGCGCAGGTAGAACCGGTCAATGCCCGCCTCGCGCGAGGCGCGAGAGACGTTGCCCTCACACCGCTCCATCAAGCTCCGGAAATAGTCGCGCTCGAAGCCCTCGATGAGCCGCTCCTTGGCTTCCTTGAAGGGCAGGTCCAGTCCGGCCGCGCCAGCGCCGACGGAAGACTCGAGCGGATCCGGGGTCATCTCGGGCAGCGACTCTTCGCCCAAGTTCACCACCTGCTCCACCACGTTGCGCAGCTCTCGGACGTTGCCCGGCCACGGGTACTGGGTCAGCAGCGCCCGCGTCTGCTCCGACAACGTGCCAGGGGGCTTGTCCATCCGCCGCAACACCGTGTCCACCAGGAGGGGAATGTCCTCGGGCCGCTCGCGCAAGGGCGGCAGGGTGACGCGCAGCACGGCCAGCCGGTGGAACAAGTCCCGGCGGAACTTGCCGGCCTTCACCGCGCTCTCCAAGTCCACATGCGTGGCCGCCACCACCCGCATGGCCACGGTGCGGTAATCATTGGCGCCCACCCGTTTCACCTGGCGCCGCTCCAGCGCCCGCAAAAGCCGGGGCTGAAGCTCCAGCGGCAACTCCCCCACCTCATCCAGGAAGACGGTGCCCCCATTGGCCCGCTCGAAGGCTCCGGCTCGGTCTGCCTGGGCGCCGGTGAAGGCCCCCTTCACGTGCCCGAACAGCTCGGACTCGATCAGCGAGGGCGCCACGCCGGCCAGATCGACGATGACGAAGGGGCCCTGGCTGCGCTTGCTCTGCTGATGAATGGCCTCGGCACACAGCTCCTTGCCCGTGCCCGTCTCTCCCTGCACGAGCACATCCGAGTCCCCCGCCGCCAGCCGCTCCAGCAGGGTGAACAGCTCGCGCATGGGCCGGCTGCCGCCCACCAGCGCGCCAAAGGACTCCCGAGAGGACGGAGGAACAACGCGCTCGCGGGACTCCTCCGGCACCAGCTTGAACTCGGTGGTGCCCACCTGGAGCACCGCCCCCACGCGGACCTCCAGCTCCGAGAAGCGCATCTGCTCGCAGAAGGAGCCATTGCGCGAGCCCGCATCCACGGCCCTCACGCCCCCCTCTCGCACCTCGAGCCGCAGGTGCTGGCGCGAGACGGTCTTGTCGCTCAAGGCGATCTCGCAAGAGGAGGCGGTGCCAATCCGGTACTGTCCGGGCTCGAGCGGCACGCTGCGGCCCACATCCGGCCCGGAGAGCACCAGCAGCTTCAGGCGGACCCGCGTGGGGCCGCGCACCTGCTGGAGGGGAGTGGTCTCCACCGCCCCAAGCTGCTCTTCTTCTTCTGGAGGCAGGGGTGCCAAGCGCCCGGAGGCTAGCACACGCCGTGCGCCGGGCACCTTCCGCGAGCGGAGTTCCGGCTCAGAACAGGCAGGGATCCCCCAGCAGCTTCTTGCCGATGCCGGGCTGTTTCAGCTCGGCGCGCATGACGCGCTCGCACACGCGCTGGTCCCGAGGGAAGGGGCTGGACTGGAGGTAGGCGAGAAGGAAGAGGGCCTTGGGATCCCCTTTGCGCTTGAGCCACAACAACCGGTCCGCGAACTCCGGCACGGACAGACGGTCCGGCGTCACAGGCCGGGAGGAGCCGTGGCGGACCGCCTCGCGGCCGACGTAGTCGATGTCGAGTTCGTAGTCATGGCGCTCCTCGCGGCGGGCCATGACTCCGCACGGGGAGCCGTCTCGCGGGGGCGCTTCCAGCCACGCGTCCTTGGGATTGGAGGGCCCGGACGCCTCGGAGACGTAGCGCGGCGAGGCCACGGGGATGAGCATCCCTCCATCGGGCGGCGCCCGGCCTACGAGCCCCCGGAGCCGCTGGGGAGACACCACCTGGGGCTGCCCGGCCAGCGGATTCGAGATGCGGTAGTTGCCCTCGGGCGTCATCCCCCGCACCAGGATGTAGTGCGCGCTGCGCTCTCCTGTCTGCGCGTTGACCGACTCCACCTGGGCAATGAGCTTGTGGCCCTGACGCAGG encodes the following:
- a CDS encoding sigma 54-interacting transcriptional regulator codes for the protein METTPLQQVRGPTRVRLKLLVLSGPDVGRSVPLEPGQYRIGTASSCEIALSDKTVSRQHLRLEVREGGVRAVDAGSRNGSFCEQMRFSELEVRVGAVLQVGTTEFKLVPEESRERVVPPSSRESFGALVGGSRPMRELFTLLERLAAGDSDVLVQGETGTGKELCAEAIHQQSKRSQGPFVIVDLAGVAPSLIESELFGHVKGAFTGAQADRAGAFERANGGTVFLDEVGELPLELQPRLLRALERRQVKRVGANDYRTVAMRVVAATHVDLESAVKAGKFRRDLFHRLAVLRVTLPPLRERPEDIPLLVDTVLRRMDKPPGTLSEQTRALLTQYPWPGNVRELRNVVEQVVNLGEESLPEMTPDPLESSVGAGAAGLDLPFKEAKERLIEGFERDYFRSLMERCEGNVSRASREAGIDRFYLRKLLKKHGLDGH
- a CDS encoding serine/threonine-protein kinase, which produces MSPPPSHDDVTRLGEEGVTEASPPPQRRRQEQTPGTPSPPASSPPQDAGLTLERGTRIERYFILKPVGQGGMGVVYAAYDPELDRKVALKLLRPDKASPSVSDEAAALLREAQAMARISHPNVITVHDVGTVGGRVFMAMEFIQGQNLHEWVRRKPHPTPREVLRVFHQAGQGLLAAHRVGLVHRDFKPANALLGHNGRVCVTDFGLARLTPLANEEDEIPLHEQETLDRAGGLAFAAPLTQAGLVRGTPHFMPPEQYLGSGVDARSDQFSFCASLFWALYRKHAVEPRRMVAAATEAAQRESQSPPGTEVWRLLPHGTAQVPPVVAHIPARVRRALMRGLSLHPEDRFPSMEALLEELSWEQRRDNRRGALAALGLLATATAGTGLVVYRQSQLCAGADARVSSVWGPEARQKLEAAFSATGRPFAAESARGVTRLLDAYARQWAHLHTEACEATRVRGEQTEELLSLRMVCLERRRKSLGALVGLFTGADGKVVERSVDAASALPGLEDCRDIESLAEQPALPADPLRRAALEQLGEQLAQVRALLDAGRYAQGLELARKLEPQAALIAYRPLQAELSYLLAWLLHQQGEVEQSLRQFERALQDAEASRADRRRLEVLTRFTYALANNGHPEEARRWGDMARGVLERVGSEPPMAFDLNVNLGYTALFGGRYPEAWEAFSQARALEGALAPEDPRRAKVSHALGLAALRLGDLPQAIALLSESLRRTEALKGPQHPEAAIRQSMLATAYRESGAPEQALEHAQRALAVRQAALGPEHPSVADDLDELGECFLLLKRHDEALKSFRDAEALKRKALGADHPDLSYSLDGVGKTLLAQGLPAEAIGPLRQALAFENTDPEALAQTGFTLAQALWAAGQEPEQAREEARRAQERYTALGQQRQAAEIRTWLETRQKSPPPRAPRGAAVTP
- a CDS encoding papain-like cysteine protease family protein, producing the protein MTLHLARTQSAATPTAASAKGAAKGPGWQNIPHIQQLHPDGANEGYVNGATFCGPAVVAMLARGANRQRGLSDARLIQELGQGLMSQNGASPQDLVTMLERVNLPLGGPALASSYSDAELQQHLRQGHKLIAQVESVNAQTGERSAHYILVRGMTPEGNYRISNPLAGQPQVVSPQRLRGLVGRAPPDGGMLIPVASPRYVSEASGPSNPKDAWLEAPPRDGSPCGVMARREERHDYELDIDYVGREAVRHGSSRPVTPDRLSVPEFADRLLWLKRKGDPKALFLLAYLQSSPFPRDQRVCERVMRAELKQPGIGKKLLGDPCLF